One region of Candidatus Saccharibacteria bacterium genomic DNA includes:
- a CDS encoding DUF192 domain-containing protein has translation MQNHSSVTLNHGNYSYNLEKAVSPALREKGLGDRKNLAKGKGMLFVFETPEKVCFWMKDMKFSIDIIWLDAQKRVTHIEQAVSPSTYPQSYCPDQPAKYVIELNTGEAARSGIHTGQTLSF, from the coding sequence ATGCAAAATCATTCTTCGGTCACTCTTAATCATGGCAATTATTCATACAATCTCGAGAAGGCAGTTAGCCCAGCTTTGAGAGAAAAGGGGCTAGGGGATCGTAAAAATTTAGCAAAAGGCAAGGGTATGTTGTTCGTGTTTGAGACTCCCGAAAAGGTTTGTTTTTGGATGAAGGATATGAAATTTAGTATTGATATCATATGGCTCGATGCGCAAAAACGAGTGACACATATTGAGCAGGCAGTTTCTCCTAGCACGTACCCGCAGAGCTATTGTCCGGATCAACCGGCGAAATATGTCATAGAGCTCAATACTGGCGAAGCCGCCCGCAGCGGCATTCACACCGGCCAAACCCTTTCTTTCTAG
- a CDS encoding ATP-grasp domain-containing protein, translating into MVKHKLAIDYNVNQPIGVISADPYNFLVLDRLFDDFQIVTPRKQDWLKDIPLRGRTVSMNLKNAFLGENISKYVIVKKFVEMFKADPRRKYPLYSPLDPPYKINPLAFLMNSPTIAHAYENKRYFRDEFADLIRIPDYEIKYMNELDRAASYRDLRDRFAGAFMLQDEESSGSKGTYAIHNENDYVDAVKSLKKFSQGRTVVASQFIHGEISSIQVCITKYGIFSGGIQRQLVDSKYLCNTKIEGVTRWCGGEIGADYPDIVQHRAQEIASVIGSELSSHGYKGVFGVDLIVTPDDEVYAIEINARLTGYSHIISDMQMMNDKIPFMLLHVLELGNFRYEVTGNDALPSAARYKKPGSLLILNNQSDEDIILKKHIRPGVYKLVGNRVEFVKEGYSLKDARAEDTMLIFCRHNEGEIIGKGKRILKIMKLGKTIAKGDLNLKTQQLVQAIKETFELPG; encoded by the coding sequence ATGGTTAAACACAAGCTTGCAATCGATTATAATGTCAACCAGCCTATTGGTGTTATCAGCGCTGATCCGTACAACTTTTTGGTGTTAGATAGACTTTTTGATGACTTTCAGATAGTCACGCCACGGAAACAAGATTGGTTGAAAGATATACCGCTTAGAGGCCGAACCGTTTCTATGAATCTGAAGAACGCATTTCTCGGAGAGAATATCAGCAAGTATGTCATTGTAAAGAAATTTGTTGAAATGTTTAAGGCTGATCCACGACGCAAATACCCTCTTTATTCACCGCTTGATCCTCCATACAAGATAAACCCGCTTGCTTTTTTGATGAACTCGCCCACGATTGCTCATGCCTATGAAAACAAGCGATATTTCCGTGATGAATTTGCCGATTTGATTCGTATTCCCGACTACGAGATTAAATACATGAACGAGCTGGATAGAGCAGCTTCGTATCGAGATTTACGAGATCGATTTGCAGGAGCATTTATGCTTCAAGACGAAGAGTCATCTGGGTCGAAAGGGACATACGCAATTCATAACGAGAACGACTACGTCGATGCAGTTAAATCTTTGAAAAAGTTTTCCCAAGGAAGAACTGTAGTGGCTTCGCAGTTTATACACGGTGAAATCTCGAGTATACAGGTTTGCATTACAAAATACGGTATTTTTAGCGGCGGTATACAACGTCAACTAGTCGATAGTAAATATCTGTGTAATACAAAAATCGAGGGTGTGACGCGCTGGTGTGGCGGTGAAATTGGTGCTGATTATCCCGATATCGTCCAGCACCGGGCTCAGGAAATCGCCTCAGTCATCGGTTCGGAGCTCTCCAGCCATGGCTATAAAGGAGTGTTTGGGGTCGACCTCATAGTTACGCCTGATGATGAGGTCTATGCGATAGAAATTAACGCCCGCTTAACTGGTTACTCGCATATTATTAGTGATATGCAGATGATGAACGACAAGATACCTTTCATGCTACTGCATGTACTGGAGCTAGGTAATTTTCGCTATGAAGTAACTGGCAACGATGCTCTACCAAGTGCTGCTCGTTACAAAAAGCCCGGCTCATTATTAATCCTAAATAATCAGTCTGACGAAGATATAATTCTAAAAAAACATATCAGGCCAGGAGTCTACAAGCTAGTAGGAAATAGGGTTGAATTTGTCAAGGAAGGTTATTCTCTCAAGGATGCCAGAGCCGAAGACACCATGCTAATCTTTTGTCGCCATAACGAAGGCGAAATTATTGGAAAGGGTAAAAGAATCTTAAAAATAATGAAGCTCGGAAAAACTATCGCGAAGGGTGACCTAAATCTTAAAACACAGCAACTAGTCCAGGCTATAAAAGAGACATTCGAATTGCCAGGGTGA